In Carassius carassius chromosome 38, fCarCar2.1, whole genome shotgun sequence, the genomic stretch TCCCACGCTCTACTGTGATCTCTACTGACTGTGTGTCATTTTTATCTGAACTGATACCATAATTTAACCATCAAACGCtttcaattaaatgttttctgCAGGTATGACCACAATCTGGTCTCTGCCCAGCGATGGGGCATCAGGAAAGGCCTGATCATGGGGTTTTTCACAGGGTACATGTGGTTTATCATCTTCCTGTGTTATGCACTGGCCTTTTGGTATGGATCCAGCTTAGTGGTGGACACACAAGAGTACAGTCCAGGGACATTGCTGCAGGTACACACGTAATCTCACGTGCAGAAGAACCCACACATCATGGTTGACCTTATTGTCATtcgttgtgtgtttatttttgtgcacAGGTGTTTTTTGGCGTGCTCATTGCTGCACTGAGTCTGGGCCAGGCTTCTCCCTGTCTGGAGGCTtttgctgctggaagaggagcCGCCACCATTATCTTTGAGACAATAGAGCGTGTAAGTGAACTGAAAGCTaattccaaataataataaatactataatcatatatatatatatatatatattaaaataaatcagattaaatcaaaacattttttttttcaaaattcacaTTGAAAATCTTCAGTGAGATCAAATATAAACTTGTAAATAATCTGCTTTTTTAAGATAGTGAtgtaaaatggaaaaataaataaataaagatttttttttataaattttcatttcatttttcagttctgtttgtaacaaataatagtgaaaaataaaagtgaaaaagtaGGAAAATATAagcttattaaaaataataaatactataatcatGTATAAATAACGCTGAAATAAAACTGCTCAAatctaaaactgtttaaaaaaaacactttgaaactcTTCAATGAGATccaatttaaaagtaaataatcaGCTTGTAAGAAATATTAacacatttatgttttttattataatggtaATATATTATGGTACTATTTAATGTAATAAAGACAGTTTTATTAGAACCACCACATTATGAAAAGATGACAAATGAGTGTTAAAGTCCTCCTGTGAAAGATTACACGTGTGTAAATAACAGAATGAAAAAGCCCAGCAAGCTCAATGCAGgagcaaataaaaaagaaactttGATGCTTTGACAGGAATCTTGTCTTATTTTCAGAAACCAGAGATCGATTGTCTTTCAGAGGCTGGATATAAGTTAGACAGAGTGAAAGGAGATCTGGAGTTTCATAATGTAACTTTTCATTACCCATCCCGACCTGAAGTAAAGGTAAAGCTAAAATTCACAGCAGTATAGCCACGTTATCTGGTCTGCTTTAAACAAACTCTACTCACCTCCTTCTCACAGATCCTCGATCAGCTAAACCTGCAGGTGAAGTCAGGAGAGACGACAGCATTTGTGGGTCCCAGTGGTGCTGGGAAGAGCACAGCAGTCCAGCTCATCCAACGATTTTATGACCCCAAAGAAGGGATGGTAAAGAAACAGCACTATTGGTGTACAGTACATCATTCAGAGGCCTTGAAACCTTTCTAACGTGCTCTTTGACTCCAGGTTACACTGGACGGTCATGACATCCGGGGTCTGAACATCCAGTGGCTGCGTTCTCTGATTGGGATCGTGGAGCAGGAGCCGGTTCTGTTCGCGACCACCATTGCTGAAAACATTCGATACGGGCGACCTGGCGTCTCCAACGACGACATCATCACAGCAACCAAAGAGGCCAATGCCTACAACTTCATCATGGACTTACCTCAGGCAGGAGAACACCTAACactgaacatacagtacatacactgaGGCCATAATTGAGGAACACCTCtgtttgttcagttttttttaaacaatatagcATGGCTTTCATGTGACACTGGGGACCggagaaaatgcagctttgcatcacaggaataaattgcattttaaaatatattcaaatagaaaatggttcttttaaattgtagtaatatttcaaaatattagtatttttactgtatttttggttcaataattgcagctttggtgagcataaaagacttctttcaaaaacattaaaaatagtggtGTGTGTATATAACATATGTgtcttttttatgcatttgaatttTTAGAAATTTGATACTTTGGTGGGCGAAGGTGGAGGTCAGATGAGTGGCGGGCAGAAGCAGCGAATCGCAATAGCCCGGGCACTGGTGAGGAATCCCAGAATCCTCCTCCTGGACATGGCAACATCAGCTCTGGACAATGAGAGCGAGGCTGTTGTACAGGAGGCTTTGGACAAGGTCAgcaacacacacagtcacacacacacagacacacacacacacgtgtccaGGCAGACATATCACATATGCCAGAATAGTAGACGATTAAATCTAAATCAGTGAAGACAAAACCATCAATCCTCTGCTGAAGGTCCGAATGGGTCGCACCACCATCTCTATCGCTCACCGATTATCCACCATAAAGAACGCTGATGTGATCGTGGGATTCGAGCACGGGCGTGCCGTGGAACGAGGAAAACATGATGAGCTGTTGGACAGAAAGGGTGTCTACTTCACCTTGGTGACTCTTCAGAGCCAGGGAGACAAAGCCCTCAACCAAAAAGCCAGACAGGGtgagtaacacaagcttactatAACACTTTTCACtctcggtaacactttattttaagggccaattctcactattaactagctgcttattagcatgcatatttctagcacaatggcTGTTtagtagtacttataaagcatgtttaaatgccttattctgcattacTACTTACTTTACTGAGGCAAAACTCTTAATTAATAGTGAAtgtgtgttccctaatctaaagtgtaaccATATTCTGTATTAAGGGATAGTTTTACACCCAAACaagataattctgtcatcatttactcactctcaagttcttccaaacttgtatgagtttctttctgctgttgaacacaaaagaagatatttgtgaAGAATGTTGGTTACCAACATGGTGTTGACGGTAGCCctagtgttttattttactttttttttcatggaagtcagtggctaccattttctgtttggttaccaacattcttcaaaatatatatatttcttatgacagaattttactttttgggtgaactgtccctttaaacacGACTTGTGTCAATGTTCTCCAATGCACTGAACTCTGTGGAGCAAAGACGTGGTGCTAGTTTGACCCCATCATCACTGACCTTTTGAAAAACAGCCAATTTTTACTTCACAGTTtgttgtgtgtctctgtttgtctcACATATCTTAAAGAGTAAAAAGCAATTAGGTTCTTTAAAAAGTCATCTTTAATACctcaaaatagatttttattattttgaaattaacCTTACATCAGTTTATTATTTATCTACTAAGTCGTATTTTGAattgacttttatttttataatttcaggtTTTCAGtttacttttagtaattttattatgaGCTTTTGccgttttttttattagattttattttaaatatttcagtttagctgtcatatatttttatttcagtcttagtttttgtcattttagtgcTTCAGTgtaaatttatttcaattaacggtcaacatttctacatttctttctttttttaaataaacatttttaatctattctatatatattttattttcagatttttgtaATGAACAGAAACGATTTTAATAGCTTTACTTAATAACAGAACTTTATATAACAAAATCACCCTTCTGTGATACTATCTGCAAAGCTTTTCATGTAGAACTGAAGGTGTTTTGATATTTCCTGAGATATACACTTATAATATTAGTATGATCTTTACAACAAAAATTCTCATCATTTCGAAAGGCCATTTTCTACCCTGATTTTAGTCCTCTGATCTGAATGGACTGTTGAAAGGAGTGTGTTGCAGTATTACTGTAAGGACCATATCTTACAGTAAAAGTCTGTTTGCAAAGCCTGCGCAACAGTGAAATGtaccaaacaaacaaatattactTAGACAtcaacataattcaaaataaataatcacTTTCCTAGGATTAGAAACTTTTGgaagttaatgtttttttttttttgctttttagtcCAGTGATCCTGCATTGCTCTTCTTTCCTTCTCATCTCACTAATGCTCCAGTGGGCGGGGCCAAAGACGTGATGATGTAGAAGTAGGCGTTGATGATTTTGCAGAGGTGGTCTTTTGTAGCACTATGACATCATAATGTGACAAACTCTGAAACTAGTCGTTCTCTGATCTTGGTTTCACTAAAAGTTGTTTTTGGGCTAACGAGTTTTGAGCTCTGAAACTCACTGGATGCTTTGTACTGTAGTACAATGACCTCTTGCATGTCAAAAAATTTGATTTATCAAATCATGATCATATATAGTCACATTTATATTCAcataaaataagcaaataaagtGACGTAATTCTAATCTTTCTGTTTCTTACACTTCTCAGAGATGGAGGAGGCTGAAAGCAGTGTACCTGATCCAGAGAGAAAGAGTCTCAACAGGGCAGGAAGCTATCGTGCTAGTCTAAGGTACAAATGGTGATGTAGGATGAGGGGAAGTATTACAATCTTATGAAGTATTGCGAAtgacaataaaaattaaaaactgataGAGAATTAtagaactattcatttaaagttGTTGGTTGTATCTATATAAGCAATACATTTTTTCTatcccactctctctcttttactaTATCTTCAGGGCTTCTGTTCACCAAAGATCTCGCTCGCAGCTGTCAAACATTGTACCTGAATTGTCTGTGGCTATCGTTGGAGAGCTGGGCGTTCCTCAGGAATTCCAGGGAAAGGTTCGAGCTCTGATTCCAACACCATAAGCCTGACGCAACATCTCGCAAACACCTCAATATTTTCATACTGAACGTTTATGTAGAGCGCCCTTCCTGATGAAGATTCAGAAGAGGTGGAACCAGCTCCAGTGGCTCGTATTCTGAAGTACAACGCTCCTGAATGGCCCTACATGCTCTTTGGAAGCTTTGGAGCCGCTGTGAATGGAGGGGTGAACCCCGTCTACTCTCTTCTCTTCAGCCAAATCCTGGCGGTGAGGTTTCCACCAGCTTTTCTCCTCTAGTCCATGTGTTTGTTGTAAGGGTGACTTTCAACTCTCTTTACCTGCAGACCTTCTCGATGCCTGACCCTGTTGAACAAAGAAGAGAAATTAATGGAATCTGTCTGTTTTTTGTAGTCGTTGGTTTGGTTTCGTTTTTCACTCAGATGTTACAGGTTTGTCTTCATTTTAAGCCTTTTCATGAAAAATTCGAAAACTATAACAGTAGGACCAACAATtctatgcatttttttctttactgtggAAGCTCTACACCTCAAGGGGGCGATAAAGTTATCTTTAAATGCCAAGATGCATTCGAAAGCCTAGCTGCCTcatgaggcaatgactttgcaggcagcatttttgcacaaaggcacctcatgaaagtgatttcggacaggcttctgaggcagagtagcggtttaatgatctacaacaaaatagaacgGGTTTTGATGATAACTAAACAAATTTTGAATTATCATAATActgatttctcgctagaaataacataaaaagtgcaaaaagttagtcagaaacacacatttacacacaaactgaccaccaaacgCAAGTTTAAGATgccatcttaatttttttatccCAATCGTCATGGAATGGAAGGCTCGGGATTGTGGCATATCAAAGGCAGTGAatgatacatctatgctgccttcaaaactTGATCAGAAGCAGGTACCTCCAGAGACAAGAAGTAAAACAGAATTTGGTTTCGGATGTGCGTTGATACCTTCATGCCTTGAAATGCTGCCTCTTCATCAATGCCTGACCAAAAATATTCATTATTCTCGCTAATTAAAAGAGCACTTCTTAATGAGTAAGCACTATGCTAAGCTACTAGGCTAAGCTGTTAGCTTGCCAACTGAAGgctaactaaaaaaaaactaagaaagggaaccttaatttattttatttcagtcttaATTTTAGTACATTTTACATATAGAATTTTTGATTTTGGTTTGTTGTAAGGCaacatattaaatttaaaattttcttatatgtatataatttaggtagctataaatatataaatatgcctTATTTTGCAAGATTCTctttcaaactgaaaaaaaaagacaaaactgtTGAAGACTTATTACACTAATATACTCTATAGTAACGCTCCCTTTTGGCAACGCATGTTCCGTTATGAATTGCATTCCAGTCAGATTTCAGAATTTGTTTCTAGACATGTAAGTCGTAGTTGCAAAGTGCCATAAGTATACGTTAGCTTTCTCGGTATCTAGATAGCGTTTATTTACAGCTACTTCTTTCATTCGTTCTCTCAGGGCTATGCATTCTCTAAATCTGGGGAGCTGCTGACTCGTAGACTGAGGTGTCTGGGTTTTCAGTCCATGCTGGGAAAGGAGATCAGCTGGTTTGATGACCACCGAAACAGCCCAGGTGCTTTGACCACAAGACTAGCCACTGATGCCTCACAAGTCCAGGGAGTAAGAAAAACATTCAGCAGATCCTTCTAGATGACACGTGAcacttttcaataaaaatgaagccTAATTACACTAAATGACACCACAGGCCACAGGTTCTCAGATCGGCATGATCGTGAATTCTCTGACCAACATCGGTGTGGCCATTATCATCTCCTTCTACTTCAGCTGGAAGCTCACTCTGGTCATCCTGTGCTTCCTGCCCTTCCTGGCTCTTTCTGGAGGGTTTCAGGCTAAGATGTTAACTGGATTCGCCAAGCAGGACAAAGAGGCCTTGGAGTCAGCAGGACAGGTGAGGCTAGACTAAAATATGGTTAAATCTAGGGATACACCCACACTAAATTTCTCCGCCGATAGCTGATAATTCAGAATGCCACGTGCTGATACCAGCAGTTTGGATTTCTACTTGAAATTCTTCCACCTAATGCTGTGTAAACTACACAGGGAAGCCTCTCATTTGGCATATTACTATAATATTACAGGTTAAAATTTACAACAGAGCCCAAACTATTATATTCAGCTGCTGTTTATTTTCTAATAGCTATTTAAACTCAATTGCACATAAAGTATTATATAAGGTAATACTGATTTTTACAGAATACTATTATACATCAGTACATccctaataaaaaaaatcaccaacCATTCAGCTTCAGTATTGGCTATTTTAAATGTCTTGCTGTTTGTTTAGATATCTGGGGAAGCACTGAATAACATCCGCACCATCGCCGGCTTGGGAAAAGAGCGTAATTTTGTGGAAATGTTCGAGGAACACCTGGAGGCTCCGTACCAGGCTGCACTGAAGAAGGCTAATGTTTATGGTGCCTGTTATGGGTTTGCCCAGTGCGTGGTCTTCATGGCAAACTCTGCTTCCTATCGATTTGGTGGATACCTGGTCTATCGAGAGGGGCTACACTTCAGTTATGTTTTCAGGtgaaatactaattaaaaaagtgtttttgggGGTAACATTGTGTAGTTGGAGTAAATGGATGTCATAATTAGGTAAGGTTCTATCACTACAGGGTGATTTCAGCGATTGTAACCAGTGGCACAGCTCTCGGCCGAGCGTCATCGTATACTCCAGACTACGCCAAAGCCAAGATCTCTGCCGCAAGATTCTTCAAGCTACTCGACCacattcctaaaatcagtgtctACAGTGATGAAGGAGACAAATGGGTAATTCAGTTAGCACTACCAATCATTTTTGGCCAACATTTCccagaaaaaaagtcacactatCGGGTTAAAATGGCATTGCTGGCAGAACTAACAACtaaaatgaagtgtttaaaaatgttacaaacaCTAGTAATGTTTATTTCCCCCCAGTAGACAAAAagctataaataattaataaacaaatttaataatatgaaataaacaaattgaagaatgatttctgaaggatcatgtgacagtagaatgaagtaaattcagctttgcatcacagaaatacataatTCTAAATGGTTATTGGCACAGAAAATGGTTATtcaaaatttttataatatttcaaaaattttataatttatttttgatcatAAATATGAGACTTTGGTGAGTGAAACAGATTTCctttaaaaacataacaaaatcctTATTATTCCAAACTATTGTGGAAGTGTACATTCCAGAATCATTGTATCTGTTACAGGACTGAACATAATTGGTCATATTTAGAGTATATAGCCTActattaactttatatatatatatatatatacagtacagaccaaaagtttggacacaccttctcattcaaagagttttctttattttcatgactatgaaaattgtagattcacactgaaggcatcaaaaggatgaattaacacatgtggaattatatatggaattatatacataacaaaaaaagtgtgaaacaactgaaaatatgtcatattctaggttcttcaaagtagccaccttttgctttgattactgctttgcacactcttggcattctcttgatgagcttcaagaggtagtcacctgaaatggtcttccaacagtcttgaaggagttccccgagagatgcttagcacttgttggcccttttgccttcagtctgtggtcca encodes the following:
- the abcb11b gene encoding bile salt export pump isoform X3 produces the protein MPGSVKLRSVKKFGQENVGYEFTDEETNGDYMTMASGKHKKSKKGKKEESAIRVSFFQLFRFASCREICMMIFGSLCAIAHGSAQPLMLLVFGMLTDTFIEYDIELNELTDPEKVCVNNTIQWRNRTEEENLALNMTKSCGLLDIEYEMTNFAYYYVGIGAGVFILGYLQISLWITAAARQIQIIRKMYFRKVMRMEIGWFDCTSVGELNTRMSDDINKINDAIADQVGIFIQRFTTFVCGFLMGFAKGWKLTLVIVSVSPLIGVGAGLMALFVAKLTGMELQAYAKAGAVADEVLSSIRTVAAFGGERKEVERYDHNLVSAQRWGIRKGLIMGFFTGYMWFIIFLCYALAFWYGSSLVVDTQEYSPGTLLQVFFGVLIAALSLGQASPCLEAFAAGRGAATIIFETIERKPEIDCLSEAGYKLDRVKGDLEFHNVTFHYPSRPEVKILDQLNLQVKSGETTAFVGPSGAGKSTAVQLIQRFYDPKEGMVTLDGHDIRGLNIQWLRSLIGIVEQEPVLFATTIAENIRYGRPGVSNDDIITATKEANAYNFIMDLPQKFDTLVGEGGGQMSGGQKQRIAIARALVRNPRILLLDMATSALDNESEAVVQEALDKVRMGRTTISIAHRLSTIKNADVIVGFEHGRAVERGKHDELLDRKGVYFTLVTLQSQGDKALNQKARQEMEEAESSVPDPERKSLNRAGSYRASLRASVHQRSRSQLSNIVPELSVAIVGELGVPQEFQGKSALPDEDSEEVEPAPVARILKYNAPEWPYMLFGSFGAAVNGGVNPVYSLLFSQILATFSMPDPVEQRREINGICLFFVVVGLVSFFTQMLQGYAFSKSGELLTRRLRCLGFQSMLGKEISWFDDHRNSPGALTTRLATDASQVQGATGSQIGMIVNSLTNIGVAIIISFYFSWKLTLVILCFLPFLALSGGFQAKMLTGFAKQDKEALESAGQISGEALNNIRTIAGLGKERNFVEMFEEHLEAPYQAALKKANVYGACYGFAQCVVFMANSASYRFGGYLVYREGLHFSYVFRVISAIVTSGTALGRASSYTPDYAKAKISAARFFKLLDHIPKISVYSDEGDKWDNFKGDIEFIDCKFTYPSRPDIQVLNGLSVSVKPGQTLAFVGSSGCGKSTSVQLLERFYDPNNGRVLIDGHESTRVNVAFLRSKIGIVSQEPILFDCSIAENIRYGDNQRNLSMDDVITAAKKAQLHDFVMSLPEKYDTNVGSQGSQLSRGQKQRIAIARAIIRDPKILLLDEATSALDTESEKTVQEALDKAREGRTCIVIAHRLSTIQNSDIIAVMSRGYVIEKGTHDYLMGLKGAYYKLVTTGAPIS
- the abcb11b gene encoding bile salt export pump isoform X2; protein product: MASGKHKKSKKGKKEESAIRVSFFQLFRFASCREICMMIFGSLCAIAHGSAQPLMLLVFGMLTDTFIEYDIELNELTDPEKVCVNNTIQWRNRTEEENLALNMTKSCGLLDIEYEMTNFAYYYVGIGAGVFILGYLQISLWITAAARQIQIIRKMYFRKVMRMEIGWFDCTSVGELNTRMSDDINKINDAIADQVGIFIQRFTTFVCGFLMGFAKGWKLTLVIVSVSPLIGVGAGLMALFVAKLTGMELQAYAKAGAVADEVLSSIRTVAAFGGERKEVERYDHNLVSAQRWGIRKGLIMGFFTGYMWFIIFLCYALAFWYGSSLVVDTQEYSPGTLLQVFFGVLIAALSLGQASPCLEAFAAGRGAATIIFETIERKPEIDCLSEAGYKLDRVKGDLEFHNVTFHYPSRPEVKILDQLNLQVKSGETTAFVGPSGAGKSTAVQLIQRFYDPKEGMVTLDGHDIRGLNIQWLRSLIGIVEQEPVLFATTIAENIRYGRPGVSNDDIITATKEANAYNFIMDLPQKFDTLVGEGGGQMSGGQKQRIAIARALVRNPRILLLDMATSALDNESEAVVQEALDKVRMGRTTISIAHRLSTIKNADVIVGFEHGRAVERGKHDELLDRKGVYFTLVTLQSQGDKALNQKARQEMEEAESSVPDPERKSLNRAGSYRASLRASVHQRSRSQLSNIVPELSVAIVGELGVPQEFQGKSALPDEDSEEVEPAPVARILKYNAPEWPYMLFGSFGAAVNGGVNPVYSLLFSQILATFSMPDPVEQRREINGICLFFVVVGLVSFFTQMLQGYAFSKSGELLTRRLRCLGFQSMLGKEISWFDDHRNSPGALTTRLATDASQVQGATGSQIGMIVNSLTNIGVAIIISFYFSWKLTLVILCFLPFLALSGGFQAKMLTGFAKQDKEALESAGQISGEALNNIRTIAGLGKERNFVEMFEEHLEAPYQAALKKANVYGACYGFAQCVVFMANSASYRFGGYLVYREGLHFSYVFRVISAIVTSGTALGRASSYTPDYAKAKISAARFFKLLDHIPKISVYSDEGDKWDNFKGDIEFIDCKFTYPSRPDIQVLNGLSVSVKPGQTLAFVGSSGCGKSTSVQLLERFYDPNNGRVLIDGHESTRVNVAFLRSKIGIVSQEPILFDCSIAENIRYGDNQRNLSMDDVITAAKKAQLHDFVMSLPEKYDTNVGSQGSQLSRGQKQRIAIARAIIRDPKILLLDEATSALDTESEKTVQEALDKAREGRTCIVIAHRLSTIQNSDIIAVMSRGYVIEKGTHDYLMGLKGAYYKLVTTGAPIS
- the abcb11b gene encoding bile salt export pump isoform X1; this encodes MMETCFLTFPLSTANHLIHRSKKGKKEESAIRVSFFQLFRFASCREICMMIFGSLCAIAHGSAQPLMLLVFGMLTDTFIEYDIELNELTDPEKVCVNNTIQWRNRTEEENLALNMTKSCGLLDIEYEMTNFAYYYVGIGAGVFILGYLQISLWITAAARQIQIIRKMYFRKVMRMEIGWFDCTSVGELNTRMSDDINKINDAIADQVGIFIQRFTTFVCGFLMGFAKGWKLTLVIVSVSPLIGVGAGLMALFVAKLTGMELQAYAKAGAVADEVLSSIRTVAAFGGERKEVERYDHNLVSAQRWGIRKGLIMGFFTGYMWFIIFLCYALAFWYGSSLVVDTQEYSPGTLLQVFFGVLIAALSLGQASPCLEAFAAGRGAATIIFETIERKPEIDCLSEAGYKLDRVKGDLEFHNVTFHYPSRPEVKILDQLNLQVKSGETTAFVGPSGAGKSTAVQLIQRFYDPKEGMVTLDGHDIRGLNIQWLRSLIGIVEQEPVLFATTIAENIRYGRPGVSNDDIITATKEANAYNFIMDLPQKFDTLVGEGGGQMSGGQKQRIAIARALVRNPRILLLDMATSALDNESEAVVQEALDKVRMGRTTISIAHRLSTIKNADVIVGFEHGRAVERGKHDELLDRKGVYFTLVTLQSQGDKALNQKARQEMEEAESSVPDPERKSLNRAGSYRASLRASVHQRSRSQLSNIVPELSVAIVGELGVPQEFQGKSALPDEDSEEVEPAPVARILKYNAPEWPYMLFGSFGAAVNGGVNPVYSLLFSQILATFSMPDPVEQRREINGICLFFVVVGLVSFFTQMLQGYAFSKSGELLTRRLRCLGFQSMLGKEISWFDDHRNSPGALTTRLATDASQVQGATGSQIGMIVNSLTNIGVAIIISFYFSWKLTLVILCFLPFLALSGGFQAKMLTGFAKQDKEALESAGQISGEALNNIRTIAGLGKERNFVEMFEEHLEAPYQAALKKANVYGACYGFAQCVVFMANSASYRFGGYLVYREGLHFSYVFRVISAIVTSGTALGRASSYTPDYAKAKISAARFFKLLDHIPKISVYSDEGDKWDNFKGDIEFIDCKFTYPSRPDIQVLNGLSVSVKPGQTLAFVGSSGCGKSTSVQLLERFYDPNNGRVLIDGHESTRVNVAFLRSKIGIVSQEPILFDCSIAENIRYGDNQRNLSMDDVITAAKKAQLHDFVMSLPEKYDTNVGSQGSQLSRGQKQRIAIARAIIRDPKILLLDEATSALDTESEKTVQEALDKAREGRTCIVIAHRLSTIQNSDIIAVMSRGYVIEKGTHDYLMGLKGAYYKLVTTGAPIS